Within the Verrucomicrobiia bacterium genome, the region AGCCATTCGCCGGGCCGTGGATGCACGCCTCCGGCTCTATCCCAATCCCACCGCCCAACCGCTCCGGGAGGCCCTGGCCCGACTGCACGGTTGCTCGCCCGATAACATCGTCATCGGCAACGGCTCCGATGAATTGCTGGCGCTGGCCACCCGCGCCTTTGTAGAACCGGCGGCGGCGGTGCCCCAAGGCTCCGGCCGGGCCATCGTCCAGTTCTTCAATCCCAGCTATTCCTTGTATCCCGTCCTGGCCGAGATTCACGGTGCCCTCAGCCGGCCCGTGCCCCTGCGCCCGGATTTTGGTCTGCCGTCCCCGGCCGAACTGAAACGCGGCCAACAGTGGCGTTTCGATGCCGCCCTCACCTACATCACCACCCCCAACGCCCCCACCGGCCGCGGTTATGCCACGGCTGAGTTGGAGGCGCTTTGCCGGGCACAGCGGGGCGTGGTGATTCTGGACGAGGCCTACGTGGACTTTGCGGCGGATCATGCGCTGGCCCTGGCCCTGCGTCATCCCAACGTCATTGTCTCGCGCACCTTTTCCAAGGCCTATTCGCTCTGCTTTCAACGCATCGGTTATTTTGTCGGCCCGCCGGAATTGATGGCCGCCCTCGATAAAATTCGTGACAGCTACAACGTAAACGGCCTGGGCCAAGTGGCCGCGCTCGCCACCCTCGAAGACCTCGAGTATTACCGCCGCAATTTTCAAAAAGTCATCGCCACCCGCCAATGGCTGGCCGCGGCGCTGCAACAACTGGGCTTTACCGTGCTGCCCAGCCAGACCAATTTCCTTTTCACCCGCCCCCCGCGCTTTCCCGCCCGCGACTGGCTCGACAAACTGCGCGCCCAAAAAATCCTGGTGCGCTGGTGGCATTATCCCGAAGTGCGCGATTACCTGCGCATCACCATCGGCACCCGCAAGGAAGCCCAGGCCCTGGTGCAGGCCGCACGGCGCATCCTTGCCTCCCGCGCCTGACCATCTGCCCCCTCCCCTGTCGGACACCCAGACAAACCTTGTCCTGACCCCGCGCCGGGCCTATTTTGATTTTGCATGGCGGACATTGTCCTTGCCACCCTGAATGCCAAGTACATTCACGCGGCGTTTGGTTTGCGCTATTTGCTGGCCAACCTCGGCGAACTGCGCCCGCGGGCCGAATTGTTTGAGGCCGACATCAACCAGCGCCCCCTCGACATTGCGGAGGCCCTGCTCGCCCGCTCCCCCCGCATCATCGGCCTGGGGGTGTACATCTGGAATGCCACGGAAACCACCGAATTGGTGGCCATCCTCAAACGGCTGCGGCCCGACGTGAAAATCATTCTCGGCGGGCCGGAGGTCAGTTACGAAACCGGCGCCCAGGCCGTGGCGCAGATGGCTGATCACGTCATCACCGGCGAGGCGGATTTGATGTTTGCCGAGGTCTGCGCCCAACTGCTGCAAGGCACCACGCCCCCGAAGCTCATCCCGGCCCCGCTCCCGGATTTGAAGCAGCTCGCCCTGCCCTACAACGAGTACACCGCTCAGGACCTTGCCCACCGGATTGTTTACGTCGAGGCTTCCCGCGGCTGCCCCTTCTCCTGTGAATTCTGCCTCTCGTCGCTCGATGTCCCCGTGCGCGCCTTTCCCCTGCCAGCCTTTTTGGAGGCCATGCAACGCCTCCTGGACCGCGGCCTGCAGCACTTCAAATTCGTGGACCGCACCTTCAACCTCGACCTCCGCGTCAGCCGCACCATCCTCGAGTTCTTCCTGGCGCGGATGCGTCCCGGCCTGTTTCTGCATTTTGAAATGATCCCCGACCGCCTGCCGCAAGAGCTGCGCGAAATCCTTGTCCGTTTCCCCCCCGGCTCCCTGCAATTTGAAGTGGGCGTGCAAACCTTTGACGAAGCCACCGCGGCGCGCATCCAGCGCCGGCAAAACCTGCAGCGTTTGGAGGACAATTTCCGCTTCCTGCGCCAGCACACCGGCGTGCACATTCACGCCGACTTGATCGCCGGCCTACCCGGGGAGGATCTGGCCAGTTTTGCCGCCGGCTTTGACCGCCTGCTCGCCCTGGAGCCGCATGAAATCCAGGTGGGCATCCTCAAGCGCCTCCGCGGCACGCCCATTGTCCGCCATGATCAGGAATGGGGCATGATCTACAACCCCCTGCCGCCTTATGATCTCCTGGAAAACCGCCTCATCCCCTTTGCCGAAATGCAGCGCCTTCGCCGCTTTGCACGCTACTGGGACTTGGTGGGCAACAGCGGCAATTTCGTTGAATCGCGCGCCCTGCTCTGGCGCGGGCAGCCTTCCGCCTTCAGGGCCTTCATGGAGTTCAGCGACTGGCTCTTCGCGCGCGTGGGCCGCACCGATGCCATCGCCCTGCCGCGTTTACTGGAGTTGTTGTTTGAGTTCTTGCGGGGCGTGCGCGGATGGTCCGCCCAGGAAATTGCGCCCGTATTGCTGCGCGACTATCAACGAGGTGGGCGGCACGACTGCCCCCCCTGCCTGCAACCTTTTCTGCCGCCGGAAGTCCTGCCCGCTCCGGCGCGCCGCCAGGCCCGCTTGCTGCGCCGCCAGGCGCGCCATCGTCATGGCTGATACAAAAGCAATTGGTGCCGACGGAGGGAATCGAACCCCCATGCCCTTGCGGGCACCAGATTTTGAGTCTAGCGCGTCTGCCTATTCCGCCACGTCGGCACCCGGGGTTTATATAATCCACCCCCCGCTGCCTGCGCAAGCGCAACTTTGCTGAAACTGGAAAAGGCGCAACGAAACTGATGTGATCAACTGCCTTGCCGTCCCTATTTCAATAAAAACTCGCGCAAAAACAGGATCGTCACGTAAAACTGGTAGTCGGCATTTTTCTTCTTGGCAAAACCATGGCCCTCGTCCTTGGCCAGTAAATACCACACCGTGCCGCCGGCCTGCCGGATTGCCGCCACCATCTGCTCCGATTCACTGGCCGGCACCCGCGGATCATTCAACCCCTGCACCACCAGCAACGGTTTGCGGATCCGGGCGGCGTGATTAGCTGGGCTGATCTTCTCCAGGAAGGCGGCCATCGCCGGATCCCGCTCGTCCCCATATTCCACCCGCCGCAAGTCGCGCCGGTAATCCTGGGTGTTTTTGAGGAAGGTCAGAAAGTTGGAGATGCCCACGATGTCCACCCCGCAGCGCAGGCGATCGCTATAATGCACCATCGAAGCCAGCACCATGTAACCGCCGTAGCTGCCCCCCATCACCGCCAGCCGCCCGCTATCCACCCGCGCGTCCTGCCGGAGCCAGTCCAGCAGGGCGCCAATGTCCCGCACGCTGTCCTCGCGCTTGTAGCCATTGTCCAGCGTCAAAAAGGTTTTGCCATAACCCGACGAGCCGCGGACGTTTGGATACACCAGCGTCACCCCAAGCTCATCGAGGTAATAATTGTTGCGCCCTTGAAACACCGGCCGGCTTTGCGCCTCCGGCCCCCCGTGAATGATAATCAACGCCGGGCGCGGCCCGGGAAATTTCTGGGCGTCCGGGCGGTACACGAACGCGCTGAGGGGGAGGCCGTCAAAGCTCTTGAAGCGCACCAGCTCCGGCTCTCGAAACTGGCTGGCATCCAGGCCGCCCGTTTCACTTTCCGTCCAGCGAATCAACCGGCCGCTGCGCAGCTCCAGGGACCAGGCATCCGCCGGCGAGCGTGCCGAGGACAGAGTGAACCCGATTTCACGCCCGCTTTCATGCCAGTGCAACCCGCTCACCACCCCCAACGGCAGGCGGGGCGCCCGCCGCTCGCGCCCGCTGCGCGCGTCCATCAGGTGCAGCACGCTCGCGCCGTCCTCATTGCTGACATAGGCCAGCGTCCGCCCGTCGGGCGACAAATCAAACGCCGTCACATCCCACGCCAGTTGGGGCGTGAGCACCTGCACCGCCCGGCTGCGCAAATCCATCCGCACCAGCCGCATGAACTCGCTGTCCTTGTCCGTGGTGGTGTAAATGGCCGTGTCCCCCGGTGCAAACTCACCGCCATTCCAAGCTATTTTTTCCCCGGTTTTGGGTGTCAACAACTCGCAGCGCCCGCTGCTCAGCTCCAGCAGATGCAAATAGGATTCATTGATGGAAATGTATTCCTCCAGCAGCAGCTTTTGCTCGTCGTGCGACCAATCGGCAATCTGCCATCCCCCGCCCTGCACTTCCAGCGCCATCCGCGCCGTCTCCGGGCGCGCCGGATCCATGACCCAGATGTCGGTGTCCCGGCCGTTGCGCCGGGTCGAGGTGAAGGCTAGCTGCCGCCCGCTGCGGGCCCAGACCGCGCCCAGGTTGCGCGACTTCCCGTCCGTCAACAGAATCGCCCGGCCGCGGCCCGGATCAAAACGATACAACTGGTAAAACTCCCCCCCGCCGGCGTCCTGTGCATACACCAAATATTCCCCTCGCGCCGGTTGCACCGATCCCCCCGCCACCGGCTCCGGCAGAAAGGTAAGCTGCCGCCGCGCACCGCCGGGATGGCTCACCCAGTGCAACTGGGCCGCGTCGGCAAAACGGGTGGTGATCAGCATCTCCCGCCGCAACGGATGCCAGGATTGAAAACTCGCCGTGCGAAACTCCAGATACCGCCCCACGTCCGCCCGTAATTCCTGCGGCACCGGCGGCACGCCTTCCGCCACCATGTTTTCCGGCGTTTGTGCCGTGGCCGCCAGCGCCGAGGCCGCCCAGACCCACCATTTCCATGCTTTCATGCCGCTAATCTAGTCGAGCCAGGCGGCCCCGCCAAGCCGGGCTTTGCCGCCGCCCGCGCCGCCGGTGGAAAAATCCGCGTGAAATCCCCCTCCGCTGCCATTATCTTGGCTGCGTTCATGACGGTCCTGCACCAAATCAAAAAATGGGGAGAATTTGTCAAATTCTCCCATACCGTGTTTGCGCTGCCGTTTGCGCTGGCCGCGATGGCGATCGCCGCCCGCGAGAACCGCGGCTGGCCGGGTTGGGAAAAATTCCTCTTGATCCTGGCCGCCATGGTCTGCGCCCGCACCTGCGCCATGAGCTTCAACCGCATTGTGGACCGCCGTTTTGACGCGCTCAACCCGCGCACCGCCGGCCGCCATCTGCCCACCGGCGCCATCTCCCTGACCGCCGCCTGGGCGCTCTGCGCCGGCAGCGCCCTCGGCCTGGTGGCCGCGGCCTATCTGCTGAATCCGCTCTGTTTTTATCTTTCGCCCGTCGCGCTTTTCTTCATCTGCTTCTACTCGCTGACCAAGCGCTTCACGCACTTCACCCACGTTTTTCTGGGGGTGGCTCTGGCTCTTGCGCCCGTGGGCGCCTGGCTGGCCGTCAAAGGCTCCGACGTCACCCCCCTGGAGGTTTTACAAATGAAACTCCTGGCCCTGGCCGTGGTCTTGTGGCTGGTGGGCTTTGACATCATTTACGCCCTGCAAGACTACGAGTTCGATCGCACCCACGGCCTGCACTCGCTGGTGGTGGCCTGGGGGCCCAAAAACGCCCTGGCGGCCGCCTTTCTCTCCCATCTGGCCATGGTGGCGGTGTTGGTGATCTTTGGGTTGTTATGCCGCTTCCGGCTGGCCTACCTGGTGGGCATGGGCATCATTGCCGTCTGCCTTTTCATGGAGCATCTGCTCGCCCGCAAGCGCTCGCTCAACTGGATTCAACTGGCCTTCTTCCGCCTCAACGCCCTGATCAGCGTGGTCTTCCTGGTGGTCGTCCTCGCCGAGGTGATCTTCAAGGGGGGGTTCCGTTTTTCAGGATTCAAATAATATTGGCTGTCCGGCTTGGATTCGAACCAAGACAAAGAGCTCCAAAGACTCTTGTGCTACCGTTACACCACCGGACAGCCCACGCCCCATAACCTAAGCCCTCAGCCCGCCGGCGCAAGCTGTTTTTTACCGCAGACACGGGTGACGCGGCTATTGGCGCTGACAGGCAGGCGCTCCGCGCAGAAGATTTCCGCCTACTCCCAAGCGCACAGCTTTTCCACGTGCGCCGCCGAACCGTCCCGCAACCAGCCGTCCAGTTGCGCCTGATCCTTGAGCTGCTGCCCCCGCAGCCGCGGCACAATGACAAACCGGCAGTCCACCTCCGGCAGCGTCGTCATGTCGCCCCAGAGTTTCTCAAACTGGGCCACCGGGAAAATATCCTCCTGTCCATGTCCCCACCGCTTCTTGACGTCCTTCAGAGTAATGTAGGTGGGCAGCCGGGCCGCCACCGCCCGAATCCCGGCCAGCACTTTTTGTTCATCCGCCAGATCCGCGCGCGTCAGGCCAAAAACCGCCAGTAACCGATCCACCTGGATCCATGTGGTCATGGAGTTGTAGTACGACAGCTTGAACTCATCCGCTTCGCGCGGCATGGCCAGTCCCTCCACCAGCCGCAGGCGCCCGTCCACGCGCGCCAGACCGCCGCCGCGATCCTCCAGCCGCCGGCTGATCACTTCAAAGGTCAGGGTGGCACCCGATTCCATGTGCCAGCCCAGCAACACCGGATCCGCATCGGCCCCCAGCGTGTCAATGTTGTGCAGCAGCAGGTATTGCAACTGGGGCCGCTCCTCAAGCAACTGCCGCAATACCCCGTTGCGCAGCAGATTCGGCACCTCAAACCAATGCCCCACCGGATGCAGGCATTGCAGCGGCACGTTGTCCGTGTAATCACTGCCCTCGCCGGCGCTGCGCGCCCACTGGATCAACGCCGCATGCAGGCTCTCGCGCACTTTCTGCGCCTGCTCATCCAGCAACTGCTGCGGCATCTCCTCCCATGCAAACCGCAGATCGCGCTCCATGGGCACCAGCCGCAGACCAATGGATTTGCCCGGCGACAACCGCACCAGCCCCTCGTAGCCGTAATAACGATGGCGCTCCAGAAATTCCCGGATCGGCTCGTGACTCAGATAACTGGTGGTGAACAAATGCGGCAGCCACGTCCCCACCGCGCGGCTCACCCGCCGGCTCTTGGCCAGATGCGCCTCGATGAAAGTGCGATGCCGCCCCCCGAGTTTGGCAAAGGGGTGCAGCGCCTTCACCACCCCCGCCCCCTGCGTCCACCGGCTGCCCGCCCCCGCCGCCAGCGTCACGATGGCCAGCCGCCCCTCCTGCAGCGCCTGCAGGCCCAACTGACGCCAACGTCCGGCTTCTGGCGCCTGCCGCAAATCTTTGACCTCGCCCTCGGGTGCATCCTCAATCACCGCATTGGCCGGCAGGCGGTTTTGCGCCAGCCCAATGCGCCCGCGCCGCAAATCCTCACGGATGTGCTCGTGCTGGGCGCGATCAAACCCATACTGCTGCAACAACTCCTCCAGACTTTGGCCGTCCGCCGTCTCGCGTTTGCTGCGCGGCAACATCACATCAAACAGGGTTTGGACCATCCCGCTCAATTCCGGCCGCTTCCGGCAGGCCGCCGCAAACAGATCCAGCTCGGCCCGCCGCAGCGGCGAAAGCTCGCGCCATTCACGCCGCAGCAGGCCCGGCACGATGAGCGTGTAATAACCGGCCGGCATCAGGGCCTCAGCGCCGGTCAACCGCTCCGCCCAGGTGCCTTTTTCATTGATGGCAAAATCATAGACCACCGGCTCCATGGCAAACGGCAGGGCTGCCGCCAGTTCCCGCCGCGTCGCCGACATGATGGCCTGCAGCCGTTCCTGCGCGCGCGCCTTCTGCTGCGGCGCAAAGATGAAACCCATGCCCCCGCCGGACATCCCCCCCAGCATCCAGAAGCCCCAAAAATCCTGTCCGAATTCTGCCTCCACGCGCTCCATGAGCGTCTCGGTGTAATAATTGCTCGCCCAGGGGATGATGGTTTGAATGGGGCCGCGAAAATTCCGCGTGGTGGCCTGGCCAATGGCCGGCACGTCCCCGCGTTTCAGCGCCGCCAGAATCTCCTCCAAAATGGCCAGTGCCTCCTGGCGCGCCTGCCACTCGGCCGCCCCGCGCAACAGATATTTTTCGGTCACCATTTCCAGGATCGGCCCGACATTCTGTGCCATCCCGCCATGCACCAACACCAGGCTTTCCTGCAACCGTCGCCGCGTCTCCGTGCTCGCGTCGGCCTCGTTCAAAATCCGATGCGTGGGCATCAATCGCCCCCGGCTGATGCCGTATTCGGGATCACCCTCGCCCGCCAGCACGCCGGTAATGAGCTTCATGCCCGGCCAGATGCCGCCGGAATCCTGCCAGCCGCCCCCCGAACCGCCCAGCCACTCGCCCAAGAGGGCGCGGGCCAGGATCACCCGGCGCTCCTCCTCGGCCAGCCCGCCCGTCAAGGATTTCGCCTGCCCGGTGGCGCGCATGCACACCGCAATCAGGGCCGCCAGCAGGTTGGTGGACACCGCCAGGCGCGAGCCCTTGGGGATGTTGTTCACACAGCTTACCAGCTCGATGCCCCGCCCCGGCCCCACCATGCGCGCCAGCAATTCCGCCAAACTCTGGCCCGAGCCTTCGATGCCCGGTGGCACCATGCCCGCTGCGATGACCGCCGCTTTGAGCAGGCCGAGATAGTCCCGGGCAAAATCAAACACCTCCGCCAGCGTGGTAATGTCCGCCGTCGCGCCCAAATCCGCACTGGTCAGCCGCAGCAACGGTTCTTCAATCACCCGAAAACAGACGGTGATGGGAGGCGTGGGATGCGGGTCACGCCCATGCACGCCAAGATCGATCGAGACATTCAACACCCGCGCCCCTTCCGGGTAGTCCATGCCCAGGAAAAAGATGTCGCTCCAGCCGCAATGCGACAAATCCATGCGCACTGGCGTTTGCTCGCGCAAAATCGGGTACCCGCCGGTCTGGGGGTCCCGTTGCAGCAACTCCGGCCGCACGCGCAGCGGCTGATCCTGCGGATGCCCCACGCGAAACATCCACTGGTTGCCGCGCACCGAGCGCACACTGCGCCGCACCTGGTTGGCCAGCGTCTGAAAACCAAGCCGGTGGTAGGCCGCAGCCAGGGCGCTGGAGATGCCGTCGCTGGGGCCCAGTTGCCGCTGGACTTCCAGAAAAACCTCGATGGCCTCCTCGAAACGCCGGTTTAACAAATGCTCGTAGCCGTGAAACGGCACCAGTGCGCAGGCCCCCTCCCGCGTGTCCATCAAATGACGGGGCAGGTGAAACCGATGCAGGGCATACAAGAAAAACAACGCCCGCACCCGCTCATACAAGTTGTCGGCGCGCCGGCGAAAATCATCCAGCGCCTGACAGGCTTCCAGCAGCTCGGCCAGGGTGCGCCCCTGGCACCAGGCATCTAGCGGTTGATTGCGCAAGGCCGCGTCCTGGGCGGTGATGATCTCGATTAATGCATGCATGGCCGCTTGTTGTCCCGCTCCTGAGCGTCACAAAATTCCCCTCGCCCGTCAAATCCTTGGTCAAGCGCGGCCCGCCCTCAGAGGCCGCACCGGCCAGTAACCGGACAGGAGGACTATGGGCAGCGAGTGATTTGCCGCCAGGGCGTTTTCCGGGCAATGCAGGAGGAATTGGGCGGGCTGTGTTGACTTTCTTAGTCATTTGGCTAACCTTGCACAAGTTTGCAGGCGCTGTCCCAAACGCTTAAAGCCCTGGCGGATCCCACCCGGCTCCGCCTCGTGCTGGCTTTGCAGCAGGGCGAGCTGTGCGTCTGCCAGTTGAACACGCTTTTCCCCTTCTCCCCCTCCACGTTGTCACGCCATCTGGCCGTGCTGGAGCGCGCCGGGCTGGTGCAGAGCCGCAAAGCGGGGCGCTGGGTGTATTATGCCCTGCTCCGCCGCGGCCAGCCGCCGGCGCTGCGTCAGTTGTTGCGCTGGGCCCTCGAACATGCGGGCCGGGATCCCCTGGCCAGGGAGGATGCCCTGCGTCTGCGCCAATGCCGGCGCTCCCGGAGCATGATTGCCTGTCCGCCGAGGGCAGGCGGAAAAACGCCGCGCACCTGATTTACCCATAATCGTTTTTATGAGCGAAACGACAAAAATTGCCAAACGACTTAACTTCTTTGAACGTTACCTCTCCCTGTGGGTGTTGCTGTGCATGGGCGCGGGGGTGGCCCTGGGCAAGTTGGCCCCCGGCTTCATCAGTGCCTTGAGCAAACTGGAATTTGGCCAGGGATCACAGGTCAATGTGCCCATTGCCATCCTCATCTGGCTCATGATCTATCCCATGATGCTCAAGATTGATTTTGGGTCTCTCCTGGAAGTGACCAAACGCCCCAAGGGCCTCCTGGTGACGCTGTTTGTCAACTGGCTCATCAAACCGTTTAGCATGGCGTTTTTTGCCTGGTTGTTCATTCAAACCTTGTTTGCGCGCTGGATTGACCCGGAAACCGCCCGCAATTACACCGCCGGCTTGATCATTCTGGCCGCGGCCCCCTGCACCGCCATGGTTTTTGTCTGGTCTTATTTAACCGATGGCGATCCCGCCTACACGCTGGTACAGGTGGCCGTCAACGATCTGATCATGCTGTTTGCTTTTGCGCCCATCGTAATGTTTCTCTGCGGCGTGGCGAATGTGATCGTGCCCTCCAAAGTGCTGATCACCTCGGTGGTGGTGTTCATCGTCATCCCCCTGGCGGCAGGATTCCTGACCCGCACGCTGCTCCTCAAATCCCACGGCAAAGAGTGGTTTGAACAGAGCTTCCTCCCGCGTTTTCATCCGGTCACCGTCGTGGCGCTGCTGGCCACGCTGGTGCTCATCTTCGCCTTTCAGGCCGAGAACCTGACCACCCGCTGGCTGGCGGTGCTCCTGCTGGCCGTGCCCATTCTGGTGCAGGTGTACTTCAACAGCTCCATGGCCTACCTGCTCATGCGCCTGTTCAAAGTCCCCCACAACGTCGCCTCCCCCGGCGCGCTCATTGGCGCCAGCAACTTTTTTGAGCTGGCCGTGGCCGTGGCCATCACCCTCTTCGGCCCGGCTTCTCCCGCCGCCCTGGCCTGTGTTGTCGGCGTGCTGGTGGAGGTGCCGGTCATGCTCTCCGTCTGCAAGATCTGCAATGCATCGCGCGCCTGGTACCAGCGCGCCCTATCCGCCGTCTGAGCCTGGCGGCAGGAACTTCATGGCATGCGGCGGGGCCTCATGCCGCCGGCCCCGCCAGCCGGCAAAAAGGCCAGGTGACGGCGGTTTCACTTGGCCACTCAAAAAGAGCGGGCTACTCTATGGCGGTATGGGACGCCCGCCCTCTTTGAACCGGACGGGCCGTCACCGGGGCCTTGAGCATGGACACAGGAGCCATTTGCCTGCTGCTGGCCATAGGCCTGCCTTTGGTGGGTTTTCTGCTGCCAGCGTGGGCCGGAAGCAAATGGGGGCCGCGCGTCGCTTGGCTGGCGCTGGCCTTCCCCCTGGTGGCTTTTGGGGCGTTGCTTACGCTGGCGTTGTCCCTGCACTGGCCCGCCCGGCTGGTCATTGAAATCCCCTGGATTCCCACACTAGGGATCAACCTCTCCTTTCTGGTGGACGGGTTGTCTCTTTTCTTCGGTTTGGTGGTCAGTGGCATGGGCTGCTTGATCTTCTTTTATGCCGGCCACTATCTGGATGAACACTTTGAGCATCACGGCCGTTTTTACAGTTACCTCGTCCTGTTCATGGCCGCCATGCTGGGCACGGTTTTTGCCAACAACCTGCTGATGATGTTTGTGTTCTGGGAGCTGACGGGGCTGGCATCGTTTCTGTTAATCGGTTTTCTGCATGGCGAGGAGAGCTCGCGCGTGGGCGCCCGCCAGGCGTTGGTGGTGACGGCCGGCACCGGCCTGGCGTTGCTGGCGGGGCTGATCATGATCTACGCCGTCACCGGCACCTACGATTTTCATGCG harbors:
- the hisC gene encoding histidinol-phosphate transaminase, with translation MQSSSSLIRPLVRRLQAYVPGEQPKIRGLIKLNTNENPYPPSPHVRQAIRRAVDARLRLYPNPTAQPLREALARLHGCSPDNIVIGNGSDELLALATRAFVEPAAAVPQGSGRAIVQFFNPSYSLYPVLAEIHGALSRPVPLRPDFGLPSPAELKRGQQWRFDAALTYITTPNAPTGRGYATAELEALCRAQRGVVILDEAYVDFAADHALALALRHPNVIVSRTFSKAYSLCFQRIGYFVGPPELMAALDKIRDSYNVNGLGQVAALATLEDLEYYRRNFQKVIATRQWLAAALQQLGFTVLPSQTNFLFTRPPRFPARDWLDKLRAQKILVRWWHYPEVRDYLRITIGTRKEAQALVQAARRILASRA
- a CDS encoding B12-binding domain-containing radical SAM protein; translated protein: MADIVLATLNAKYIHAAFGLRYLLANLGELRPRAELFEADINQRPLDIAEALLARSPRIIGLGVYIWNATETTELVAILKRLRPDVKIILGGPEVSYETGAQAVAQMADHVITGEADLMFAEVCAQLLQGTTPPKLIPAPLPDLKQLALPYNEYTAQDLAHRIVYVEASRGCPFSCEFCLSSLDVPVRAFPLPAFLEAMQRLLDRGLQHFKFVDRTFNLDLRVSRTILEFFLARMRPGLFLHFEMIPDRLPQELREILVRFPPGSLQFEVGVQTFDEATAARIQRRQNLQRLEDNFRFLRQHTGVHIHADLIAGLPGEDLASFAAGFDRLLALEPHEIQVGILKRLRGTPIVRHDQEWGMIYNPLPPYDLLENRLIPFAEMQRLRRFARYWDLVGNSGNFVESRALLWRGQPSAFRAFMEFSDWLFARVGRTDAIALPRLLELLFEFLRGVRGWSAQEIAPVLLRDYQRGGRHDCPPCLQPFLPPEVLPAPARRQARLLRRQARHRHG
- a CDS encoding prolyl oligopeptidase family serine peptidase: MKAWKWWVWAASALAATAQTPENMVAEGVPPVPQELRADVGRYLEFRTASFQSWHPLRREMLITTRFADAAQLHWVSHPGGARRQLTFLPEPVAGGSVQPARGEYLVYAQDAGGGEFYQLYRFDPGRGRAILLTDGKSRNLGAVWARSGRQLAFTSTRRNGRDTDIWVMDPARPETARMALEVQGGGWQIADWSHDEQKLLLEEYISINESYLHLLELSSGRCELLTPKTGEKIAWNGGEFAPGDTAIYTTTDKDSEFMRLVRMDLRSRAVQVLTPQLAWDVTAFDLSPDGRTLAYVSNEDGASVLHLMDARSGRERRAPRLPLGVVSGLHWHESGREIGFTLSSARSPADAWSLELRSGRLIRWTESETGGLDASQFREPELVRFKSFDGLPLSAFVYRPDAQKFPGPRPALIIIHGGPEAQSRPVFQGRNNYYLDELGVTLVYPNVRGSSGYGKTFLTLDNGYKREDSVRDIGALLDWLRQDARVDSGRLAVMGGSYGGYMVLASMVHYSDRLRCGVDIVGISNFLTFLKNTQDYRRDLRRVEYGDERDPAMAAFLEKISPANHAARIRKPLLVVQGLNDPRVPASESEQMVAAIRQAGGTVWYLLAKDEGHGFAKKKNADYQFYVTILFLREFLLK
- the ubiA gene encoding putative 4-hydroxybenzoate polyprenyltransferase, which produces MTVLHQIKKWGEFVKFSHTVFALPFALAAMAIAARENRGWPGWEKFLLILAAMVCARTCAMSFNRIVDRRFDALNPRTAGRHLPTGAISLTAAWALCAGSALGLVAAAYLLNPLCFYLSPVALFFICFYSLTKRFTHFTHVFLGVALALAPVGAWLAVKGSDVTPLEVLQMKLLALAVVLWLVGFDIIYALQDYEFDRTHGLHSLVVAWGPKNALAAAFLSHLAMVAVLVIFGLLCRFRLAYLVGMGIIAVCLFMEHLLARKRSLNWIQLAFFRLNALISVVFLVVVLAEVIFKGGFRFSGFK
- a CDS encoding UTP--glucose-1-phosphate uridylyltransferase is translated as MHALIEIITAQDAALRNQPLDAWCQGRTLAELLEACQALDDFRRRADNLYERVRALFFLYALHRFHLPRHLMDTREGACALVPFHGYEHLLNRRFEEAIEVFLEVQRQLGPSDGISSALAAAYHRLGFQTLANQVRRSVRSVRGNQWMFRVGHPQDQPLRVRPELLQRDPQTGGYPILREQTPVRMDLSHCGWSDIFFLGMDYPEGARVLNVSIDLGVHGRDPHPTPPITVCFRVIEEPLLRLTSADLGATADITTLAEVFDFARDYLGLLKAAVIAAGMVPPGIEGSGQSLAELLARMVGPGRGIELVSCVNNIPKGSRLAVSTNLLAALIAVCMRATGQAKSLTGGLAEEERRVILARALLGEWLGGSGGGWQDSGGIWPGMKLITGVLAGEGDPEYGISRGRLMPTHRILNEADASTETRRRLQESLVLVHGGMAQNVGPILEMVTEKYLLRGAAEWQARQEALAILEEILAALKRGDVPAIGQATTRNFRGPIQTIIPWASNYYTETLMERVEAEFGQDFWGFWMLGGMSGGGMGFIFAPQQKARAQERLQAIMSATRRELAAALPFAMEPVVYDFAINEKGTWAERLTGAEALMPAGYYTLIVPGLLRREWRELSPLRRAELDLFAAACRKRPELSGMVQTLFDVMLPRSKRETADGQSLEELLQQYGFDRAQHEHIREDLRRGRIGLAQNRLPANAVIEDAPEGEVKDLRQAPEAGRWRQLGLQALQEGRLAIVTLAAGAGSRWTQGAGVVKALHPFAKLGGRHRTFIEAHLAKSRRVSRAVGTWLPHLFTTSYLSHEPIREFLERHRYYGYEGLVRLSPGKSIGLRLVPMERDLRFAWEEMPQQLLDEQAQKVRESLHAALIQWARSAGEGSDYTDNVPLQCLHPVGHWFEVPNLLRNGVLRQLLEERPQLQYLLLHNIDTLGADADPVLLGWHMESGATLTFEVISRRLEDRGGGLARVDGRLRLVEGLAMPREADEFKLSYYNSMTTWIQVDRLLAVFGLTRADLADEQKVLAGIRAVAARLPTYITLKDVKKRWGHGQEDIFPVAQFEKLWGDMTTLPEVDCRFVIVPRLRGQQLKDQAQLDGWLRDGSAAHVEKLCAWE
- a CDS encoding metalloregulator ArsR/SmtB family transcription factor, which produces MQALSQTLKALADPTRLRLVLALQQGELCVCQLNTLFPFSPSTLSRHLAVLERAGLVQSRKAGRWVYYALLRRGQPPALRQLLRWALEHAGRDPLAREDALRLRQCRRSRSMIACPPRAGGKTPRT
- the arsB gene encoding ACR3 family arsenite efflux transporter encodes the protein MSETTKIAKRLNFFERYLSLWVLLCMGAGVALGKLAPGFISALSKLEFGQGSQVNVPIAILIWLMIYPMMLKIDFGSLLEVTKRPKGLLVTLFVNWLIKPFSMAFFAWLFIQTLFARWIDPETARNYTAGLIILAAAPCTAMVFVWSYLTDGDPAYTLVQVAVNDLIMLFAFAPIVMFLCGVANVIVPSKVLITSVVVFIVIPLAAGFLTRTLLLKSHGKEWFEQSFLPRFHPVTVVALLATLVLIFAFQAENLTTRWLAVLLLAVPILVQVYFNSSMAYLLMRLFKVPHNVASPGALIGASNFFELAVAVAITLFGPASPAALACVVGVLVEVPVMLSVCKICNASRAWYQRALSAV